TGacattttttacaataataaaaagtcgcagaagaaaacaacaaaaaaaaatgctaaaaGTAGAATGGGCACCACTAAATGTACCGCTTCGCCGGCGTTTACAAACTATCTCCGTTGCGATCGAAATGTTCTTGGTAGTACTCGGCAATGTTGCTGCCCTAATTGTATTCGGTTTGTTATTGGTAAGTTGAATATGGAGAAATGACGATCCACAATTGTTTCCCAAATATGATACGATGCAAAATGTTAtccgaaattttttgattattttgtaTGATTTGTTGAAATGCGTATTGGTATAACATACATGATGACTTAGCAGACATGTTACAGACGACAAGCTTATGACCAGTATTTTTAccaggtctattacttccatcaaagaaagtgtttttaatctgttaatttcatatcttgtacttcaatttgtttaacaataaTGACCATTATAGCCgcatgtgacaggttaaaagtgaaaagtcacCACGCTTTAGATACGGTTAAGAGAcggatttcaattttactgttGTTGTCATTCGGCTGGCTGGTATCATGTATAGAGAAAGACGCGAACAGGTGTCATAAAGATATAAAAAATAGTCAGCACATAGATAACCCACTCAGTTTAAATATTTAGTAAGCTCGAAGTGAACTTTAACAACGGGATATCATTTCGAAGCGAAACCGTTTATCGTTTCACAGACGATAATCATTATCGAATCTCCTGATTTGGATTTATTAGTGCCCCTTCACACTTTGAGTCCTCAATAAAGCCACTCCTCGGTGTAAAGGCCGCGTCATGTGTAATCTCACGATCGGATACGAAAAGCATCTGTTGTACGACTTTTACGTTTGAGCTCTAGAGAAGGGCATCATAGAGCCTTAGTGTATGTCTGGTCTGTATCGTCACAAATTGTAGAATATTAGTACAAAATGAAGAGTAGCATTTAAACGGCAATGTTTTATTGTAACAACaggtaaaaaaatatttttaaattcattcttCATTTACCACCAATACCTTTCATTCCTAAACCAACTTGGTGGTCTCAAAGTGTCACGAGGCACTGGTATATAGCTAAACTTGCGAAGTGTATACTGTACATAGTATGCACGATCTCAGTTCGAGCTCATCGTTTacttttgtcgttgttgtccTCTAACAAATGAAACGACTTAGCTCAAAATAGGTTGTAAGGTTTTTATAGGTCCTATAAAAATGAACGTTCTTCTCTGACTAGTGCTGTCGTACAGTATGTATAAAtgaatgtttaaacaaatgaagtacaagattttgcatcaaacacTAGACGATACGTATGCATACATGTTAATCATTTCCATTTGATTTTCAGTTTAAAGGAAATACAGTCATTCGAGTGCTGTGCGTCGTGTATATGGGTTTCATGTACTATGATAGAGATGCCGGTAAAAATGGAGGCCGTGGTTTCgggtaaaattaaaaatttcagcaaCAAACAGGCAGTGCTTTCCTAACGTTCATACATACACAGGTCTCAATGGTTTCGCAGCCTAACGATTTGGAGCTATTTTGTTGAATATTTCCCCATCGACTTGGTAAAAACTGTGGACATCGATGCCAACCAAAACTACATTTTCGCCATGTTTCCACATGGTGTGCTGAGTTCCAGTGCCTTTGGCAATTTCAATACGAATTATTCGAAATGGAAAACCTTATTCCCGGGCATCCGATCAAAAATAATGACGCTCGACTTTCATTTCTACGTGCCGTTGTTCCGAGAAGTTGTGCTTGCTTGGGGCATGGGATCGTGTGCAGCTCAGAGTATTAAAAAGCTGCTGAGACAATCGAATGATATTAAAAGCGAGGAAAATAGAGACGGATATACATCGAATGCTGTGCTGATATTTGTTGGAGGTGCTCAAGAAGGTGAATTGTCCGAAATGGCTGTTAGCGataattttccagattttttctttatcttaAATTCGGTTTCAGCTCTTTACTGCCATCCACGAAACTACACCCTTGTTCTGAAGAAACGCAAAGGTTTTATTAAATTGGCAATAGCAACCGGCTCATCGTTAGTACCATGCATATCCTTTAACGAAGTGGATATATTCGATCAGCCGGCCAATCCGCCCGGTTCAAAGATGCGAAAGTTTCAAGACTATATTCGCAGTGTTACTGGTGTAACACCGGTTTTGTTCAATGGCCGCGGCTTCTTCCAATACTCTTACGGCTGGCTACCGAAACGTCGTGCTATAACAACCGTTGGTAAGTCGTATGCGACATACATAACCGTAACATGCGCTTATATTAAACTTATTTGTATGGTTCCAGTTGGATCGCCCTTGGTTGTtgaaaagaatgaaaatcCATCACCGGAACAAGTCGATAAATTACACGATCGGTTTTGCGAACATTTGAATGATTTATTCGAAACGCATAAGGCTAAGTACATTGAGGACCATGAAGAAGttcatttgaatattatttagGGCGGCTGTGATGGATTCAATTAtaccaaaaatttacattagTTCGTTACACGATcgttttttaagtaaaaaaaaattgttagtaAATATAGCCTATAAGTTAAACGTAATTTTGTACATTGAACATCCGTTTTGTATACCAAAAATTCTTCTTAATTGCGTCgtaattaaaacgaaaattaagtgaaaatcgacggtgttttctttttgttgaaaaattatgaTTCACTGCTCGGCTCAGTAATTTGCAACGCCAAATGGTACACGGAAATTTCAGAAGGACATGATTACAGTAATATACTTAGCCCAAAACCTGCAGTCGATTTGCCTAGCAAACGTAAATCCGCTAAACTTTGATACTGGCCTACAGGTTTGCAAATCTACAtcagaggcaccggtacttagctaaaattgtagcctacatttgtgtgcctcatatttcacttttgatgatatctttccatcagaagttCCTTAGAGGCTCTAGGACTAAATAAATCCGGACATAATAACTCGAGTATACTAGGATCTAGTCGTATAGTTGAGTATAGTTGAATATACCTTCGGGCACTGTTAAGGAGTCAATTCTAGCTACCGATTTATCTTCAACGTAAATTTGCAGTCTTGAAGTAACGAATCTTTCTGCTACAAATTTTTGGAAGTCTTAATGTGTAAGCATATGAGTTGGACGAATCCTTGCTTTCCTActttcgccttcggctcggatatgcaaactctaccctt
This window of the Bradysia coprophila strain Holo2 unplaced genomic scaffold, BU_Bcop_v1 contig_324, whole genome shotgun sequence genome carries:
- the LOC119079407 gene encoding 2-acylglycerol O-acyltransferase 2-A-like, with amino-acid sequence MLKVEWAPLNVPLRRRLQTISVAIEMFLVVLGNVAALIVFGLLLFKGNTVIRVLCVVYMGFMYYDRDAGKNGGRGFGSQWFRSLTIWSYFVEYFPIDLVKTVDIDANQNYIFAMFPHGVLSSSAFGNFNTNYSKWKTLFPGIRSKIMTLDFHFYVPLFREVVLAWGMGSCAAQSIKKLLRQSNDIKSEENRDGYTSNAVLIFVGGAQEALYCHPRNYTLVLKKRKGFIKLAIATGSSLVPCISFNEVDIFDQPANPPGSKMRKFQDYIRSVTGVTPVLFNGRGFFQYSYGWLPKRRAITTVVGSPLVVEKNENPSPEQVDKLHDRFCEHLNDLFETHKAKYIEDHEEVHLNII